Proteins from one Mycteria americana isolate JAX WOST 10 ecotype Jacksonville Zoo and Gardens chromosome 1, USCA_MyAme_1.0, whole genome shotgun sequence genomic window:
- the CREG2 gene encoding protein CREG2: protein MSAGRRLPAWWWLPALLWGGAGGYVVVSSVSWPLPEAGAAADELHSSSTEEALPALLEEAGGLWKQSYPASAYREDAGLGSGPAGRRSGQGAAPSRMFSYRREGGGAPGRAGTARFLARHNTWGFVATRAAQGKIQGMPYGNCLLLSDGPVNNSTGIPFFYVTPKDNTVADLLKNPVASLTLPEADGNFCRKNVIDPEDPRCARLTLTGQMVTVPPEEVEFAKQAMFSRHPVVRKWPRSYEWFFMKMNIEHIWLQSWYGEVSAIAVEEYLKAVPSKG from the exons ATGtcggcggggcggcggctgccggcctGGTGGTGGCTGCCGGCGCTGCTgtggggcggcgcggggggctaCGTGGTGGTCAGCTCGGTGTCCTGGCCGCTGCCcgaggccggggcggcggcggacGAGCTGCACAGCTCCTCCACCGAGGAGGCGCTCCCCGCGCTGCTGGAGGAGGCGGGCGGCCTCTGGAAGCAGAGCTACCCGGCCTCGGCTTACCGGGAGGACGCGGGCCTGGGCtccgggccggcggggcggcggtcGGGGCAGGGGGCCGCCCCCTCCAGGATGTTCTCCTACCgacgggagggcggcggggcgccgggccgcgccgggacCGCCCGCTTCCTCGCCCGCCACAACACCTGGGGCTTCGTGGCTACGCGGGCCGCGCAAGGAAAG ATCCAAGGTATGCCCTATGGGAACTGTTTACTTCTCAGCGACGGTCCTGTCAATAACAGCACTGGAATCCCTTTCTTTTACGTGACTCCGAAGGATAACACTGTGGCAGATCTCCTGAAGAATCCCGTGGCTTCTCTGACCCTGCCAGAGGCAGACGGAAATTTCTGCAG aaaaaatgtaattgatCCGGAGGATCCAAGGTGTGCCAGGCTGACTCTCACGGGACAGATGGTCACGGTGCCTCCAGAGGAAGTGGAATTTGCCAAGCAAGCAATGTTTTCCAG GCACCCGGTGGTAAGAAAGTGGCCTCGCAGCTATGAGTGGTTCTTCATGAAAATGAACATTGAGCACATCTGGCTTCAAAGCTGGTATGGAGAAGTTTCTGCCATTGCAGTAGAAGAGTATTTAAAAGCAGTTCCAAGTAAAGGATGA